From the Maioricimonas rarisocia genome, one window contains:
- a CDS encoding DUF485 domain-containing protein: MTTHAARTGLVLFAIYLLFYGGFVGINAFAPQLMAITPVAGINLAILYGFALILVALILALLYGFLCRPVRGDSSKD, from the coding sequence ATGACGACACATGCTGCGCGGACCGGGCTGGTACTGTTCGCGATCTACCTGCTGTTTTACGGCGGGTTCGTGGGCATCAACGCCTTTGCTCCGCAACTGATGGCGATCACGCCGGTCGCGGGAATCAACCTGGCGATCCTTTACGGCTTCGCGCTGATTCTCGTCGCGCTGATCCTGGCGTTGCTGTACGGATTTCTCTGCCGGCCTGTTCGCGGCGATTCTTCGAAAGACTGA
- a CDS encoding sodium/solute symporter translates to MIYEPSAVAVITFFAFVAATMGLSFYLGGRAKSSQGYFAAHGEIPWFVNGIAFAGDYLSAASFLGICGMIAFYGYDGFLYSIGYLAGWIVALFVVAEPLKRLGKFTFADALDAKFQSRGIKLAVGISTLAVSIFYLIPQMVGAGVLIQPLLGFPHWVGVVLVGAVVIYIVVSAGMVSTTYVQFLKGSLLVIFSGILTWMILQRGFSTGDDVGYAFQTLGPFTTAQVEEELESAIGETLVPLEGEWESSPYLRTREEATGIVTTWRVEPAGDDEVLLRESQTLIRTDDGETLVNGLPKGTKAGDPELHPVGQLAELPGGVTKTGPVGPLEFFSTLQESEVILWSNETVRGPDGATTVYYPKPTAGSEVLRPGRHPAFAGLQSGQMIDKVNFLSLMLALFCGTASLPHILIRYYTVKDEAAARKSTIVGIGSIGLFYILTLYLGLGAMTSGALDPTSSNMAAPLLAKSINEWLFAIISAIAFTTVLGTVSGLILASAGAVTHDLVSNVFRVEMTDHEKVRVAKIASVFVGAIAIVLGILFEKMNVSYLVGWAFSVAASANLPALVMLLFWKRTTRQGIIAAVIVGMVSSLGWILLSGDTFSKVYGLPAEDALVPFSQPGIVTIPLGFLTLVLVSLMTPAPEGEALVEKVA, encoded by the coding sequence ATGATTTACGAACCGTCGGCAGTCGCCGTCATCACGTTCTTCGCGTTCGTGGCGGCGACGATGGGCCTGAGCTTCTATCTGGGCGGCAGGGCGAAATCATCGCAGGGGTACTTTGCGGCCCATGGCGAAATTCCCTGGTTCGTCAACGGGATCGCCTTTGCCGGTGATTACCTGTCGGCGGCGTCGTTCCTGGGCATCTGCGGGATGATCGCCTTCTACGGTTACGACGGGTTTCTGTACTCGATCGGGTACCTGGCCGGCTGGATCGTCGCACTGTTTGTCGTGGCCGAGCCGCTCAAACGGCTGGGCAAGTTCACCTTCGCCGATGCTCTCGATGCGAAGTTCCAGTCGCGGGGAATCAAGCTGGCGGTCGGCATCAGTACGCTGGCAGTCAGCATCTTCTACCTCATCCCGCAGATGGTGGGAGCCGGCGTGCTTATCCAGCCGCTGCTCGGCTTTCCGCACTGGGTGGGAGTGGTGCTCGTCGGGGCGGTCGTGATCTACATCGTCGTCTCGGCCGGCATGGTCTCGACGACGTACGTGCAGTTCCTCAAGGGATCGCTCCTGGTCATCTTCAGTGGCATCCTCACCTGGATGATTCTGCAGCGGGGCTTCAGTACCGGCGACGATGTCGGGTATGCGTTCCAGACACTCGGGCCGTTCACGACAGCACAGGTGGAAGAGGAACTGGAATCGGCAATCGGCGAAACGCTCGTGCCGCTCGAAGGAGAGTGGGAGTCTTCGCCTTACCTGCGGACTCGGGAGGAAGCGACCGGCATCGTGACGACGTGGCGGGTGGAACCGGCCGGCGACGATGAGGTGCTGCTGCGGGAATCCCAGACGCTCATCCGGACCGATGACGGCGAAACGCTCGTCAACGGCCTGCCGAAGGGAACGAAGGCGGGCGATCCGGAACTGCATCCGGTCGGGCAACTGGCCGAGCTGCCGGGCGGCGTGACGAAGACCGGGCCGGTCGGTCCGCTGGAGTTCTTCAGCACGCTGCAGGAGAGCGAAGTCATTCTGTGGAGCAACGAGACGGTCCGCGGTCCGGACGGTGCCACGACCGTCTATTATCCGAAGCCGACCGCCGGCAGCGAAGTGCTGCGACCGGGGCGGCACCCGGCGTTCGCCGGTCTGCAGAGTGGCCAGATGATCGACAAGGTTAACTTTCTGTCGCTGATGCTGGCGCTGTTTTGCGGGACCGCGTCGCTGCCGCACATCCTCATCCGGTACTACACCGTCAAGGACGAAGCGGCGGCCCGCAAGAGCACGATCGTCGGCATCGGTTCGATCGGCCTCTTCTACATCCTTACGCTGTACCTCGGCCTGGGAGCGATGACCAGCGGAGCGCTCGATCCGACCAGCAGCAACATGGCGGCACCGCTGCTGGCCAAGAGTATCAACGAGTGGCTGTTCGCGATCATCTCGGCGATCGCGTTCACAACGGTGCTGGGAACGGTGAGTGGACTGATTCTCGCCTCGGCCGGTGCGGTGACACACGACCTGGTGAGCAACGTCTTCCGCGTCGAGATGACCGATCACGAGAAGGTCCGCGTGGCCAAGATCGCCTCGGTCTTTGTCGGTGCGATCGCGATCGTGCTCGGCATCCTGTTCGAGAAGATGAACGTCAGCTATCTGGTCGGCTGGGCGTTCAGCGTCGCGGCCTCCGCCAACCTGCCGGCACTGGTGATGCTGCTGTTCTGGAAGCGGACGACCCGGCAGGGAATCATCGCGGCGGTGATCGTCGGGATGGTTTCGTCGTTGGGGTGGATTCTGCTGAGCGGGGACACCTTCTCGAAGGTGTACGGACTGCCGGCCGAAGACGCGCTCGTCCCGTTCAGTCAGCCGGGGATCGTCACGATTCCGCTCGGCTTCCTGACGCTGGTGCTCGTCTCGCTGATGACGCCGGCACCGGAAGGTGAGGCACTCGTAGAGAAGGTGGCGTAA